A single genomic interval of Clostridium facile harbors:
- the mutT gene encoding 8-oxo-dGTP diphosphatase MutT — translation MKTIQVAAAVIQKEGRIFATQRGYGKWKGWWEFPGGKIEPGETPEQALKREIKEELNTVVQVGELADVIEYDYPDCHLTMYCYFCQVVSGNLELLEHESARWLAKGELDTVNWLPADIDFIQKLKNG, via the coding sequence ATGAAAACAATACAAGTGGCGGCGGCAGTGATCCAAAAAGAGGGGCGCATTTTTGCCACGCAAAGGGGATATGGAAAATGGAAAGGCTGGTGGGAATTTCCTGGCGGGAAGATAGAGCCAGGGGAAACACCGGAACAAGCCCTGAAACGTGAAATCAAAGAGGAGTTGAACACCGTTGTACAGGTAGGGGAACTGGCGGATGTGATCGAATACGATTATCCGGATTGTCACCTGACGATGTACTGTTATTTTTGCCAGGTGGTTTCGGGGAATCTGGAACTGTTGGAACACGAATCTGCCCGCTGGCTGGCAAAAGGGGAATTGGATACGGTCAACTGGCTTCCGGCGGATATTGATTTTATCCAGAAGCTAAAAAATGGATAA
- a CDS encoding NAD(P)/FAD-dependent oxidoreductase, which yields MYDIVIIGAGPAGISAAIYAVSRGKSTLLIEKEQVGGLIGKVSTVTHYSALVEPETGETFAERLKSQALGAGVKIVDEEVLSVTLESDIKEIVTNKDYYQSRTVILANGTTARTLGIPGEAEFKGKGIGMNAAKDGAAYAGKNVYVVGGADGAIKEAIYLSKLAKKVTIIHFEEKLGAIPEFLNKVKASPNMEVCLNSRLTRVSGKDCVDTLEITSEKTGEKRVIQDPGCGIFVYAGSTPNTEMYSELKLQDGFIPVNEKMQTALPGVYAAGDICVKQVRQVATAVADGAIAAINAAME from the coding sequence ATGTACGATATTGTGATTATTGGAGCTGGCCCAGCGGGAATTAGCGCTGCTATTTATGCTGTGAGTAGGGGGAAATCCACTTTGCTCATCGAGAAAGAGCAGGTAGGCGGGTTAATCGGAAAAGTATCCACTGTAACCCATTATTCCGCTTTGGTGGAGCCGGAAACCGGGGAAACCTTCGCAGAACGGTTAAAATCCCAGGCTTTGGGCGCTGGCGTGAAAATTGTCGATGAGGAAGTGCTTTCGGTTACCCTGGAAAGCGATATCAAAGAGATTGTCACCAATAAAGATTATTACCAATCCCGCACAGTAATCCTTGCCAACGGGACTACTGCCAGAACCTTAGGGATTCCTGGGGAAGCGGAATTCAAAGGCAAGGGAATTGGCATGAATGCCGCAAAGGACGGCGCAGCTTATGCTGGAAAAAACGTATATGTGGTTGGCGGCGCCGACGGAGCAATCAAAGAGGCGATTTACCTTTCCAAACTGGCGAAAAAGGTAACCATCATCCACTTTGAGGAGAAACTGGGGGCGATTCCAGAGTTCCTGAACAAAGTAAAAGCAAGCCCAAATATGGAAGTCTGTCTGAACTCCCGCTTAACCAGAGTTTCCGGAAAGGACTGTGTGGATACCCTGGAGATTACTTCGGAAAAAACAGGGGAAAAACGGGTCATTCAAGATCCTGGCTGTGGTATTTTTGTTTATGCTGGTTCCACCCCAAACACTGAGATGTATTCCGAGTTAAAATTGCAGGATGGCTTTATCCCGGTGAATGAAAAGATGCAAACAGCCCTGCCCGGCGTGTATGCCGCAGGGGACATCTGTGTAAAACAGGTGCGTCAGGTGGCAACCGCTGTTGCGGATGGCGCGATTGCGGCAATTAATGCTGCCATGGAATAA
- a CDS encoding helix-turn-helix domain-containing protein, with protein sequence MNQRVKELRKHLQMNQAEFGERLGVTPTAISKIEIGERKLTVQMAKSICNEFNVNPDWLYNGTGEMLREFPSPLMEQLAQEFKLDELEQEFIQDFLTLDATERQIIARFFRNPR encoded by the coding sequence ATGAATCAACGGGTAAAAGAATTACGGAAACATTTACAAATGAATCAAGCAGAATTTGGAGAGAGGTTGGGAGTAACACCAACTGCTATTTCCAAAATAGAAATAGGAGAACGAAAATTAACGGTACAAATGGCAAAATCCATTTGCAACGAGTTTAACGTAAATCCTGATTGGCTATACAACGGCACAGGAGAAATGTTACGGGAGTTCCCAAGCCCATTGATGGAACAGTTAGCCCAAGAATTCAAGCTAGACGAACTAGAACAGGAATTCATTCAGGATTTCCTCACCTTGGATGCCACAGAACGCCAGATTATTGCCCGCTTTTTCAGAAATCCAAGATAA
- a CDS encoding helix-turn-helix domain-containing protein gives MTPAAISKIEKGERKLTVQMAKAICNEFRVNQEWLIHGAGEMFQEFPTTLLDQLSAEFDLDDMEKQLVKDFITLDKEQRQTITQFLQNAINQ, from the coding sequence GTGACTCCCGCAGCTATTTCTAAAATAGAAAAAGGAGAACGAAAATTAACGGTACAAATGGCAAAGGCCATCTGTAATGAATTTCGAGTAAACCAAGAATGGTTGATTCATGGAGCCGGTGAGATGTTTCAAGAATTCCCCACCACTCTGTTAGACCAATTATCAGCGGAATTTGACCTTGACGATATGGAAAAACAACTGGTAAAAGATTTTATCACTCTGGATAAAGAACAACGCCAAACAATCACCCAATTCCTGCAAAATGCGATAAACCAGTAA
- a CDS encoding helix-turn-helix domain-containing protein, producing MNERIKELRKALHLSQSQFGKKLCVTGPAISRIEKGDRAVTDQMAKAICNEFNVNPDWLYNGTGEMLREFPSPLMEQLTEKFKLDELEQELIQDYLSLDIEERQMIARFLRGKTQHK from the coding sequence TTGAATGAACGTATAAAAGAATTAAGAAAAGCCTTACATCTAAGCCAAAGCCAATTTGGTAAAAAATTATGCGTAACTGGACCAGCTATTTCACGGATTGAAAAGGGTGATAGGGCAGTTACAGACCAGATGGCAAAAGCCATTTGCAACGAGTTTAACGTAAATCCTGATTGGCTATACAACGGCACAGGAGAGATGTTACGGGAGTTCCCAAGCCCATTGATGGAACAATTGACTGAAAAATTTAAACTGGACGAACTGGAACAAGAATTGATTCAGGACTATCTCAGCCTGGATATTGAAGAACGGCAAATGATTGCCCGCTTTTTAAGGGGTAAAACACAACATAAATAG
- a CDS encoding Ada metal-binding domain-containing protein, whose protein sequence is MKQLQTRIFSAIAVLLSVCFVFVGCELPKRELTNLTFTVTSETLEVGDTTEFDVETTPTGIILKHLEYQSDDTDIVTINQDEISAVGEGTTTVSVSITTEKGKIVSNKVSITVTDPEKDKLRQQAQSVSQAIGTIGEVTLDSEPTIAVAREKWNELPEEAKQFVTNSETLTQAETALQSLKDQKAAEEAAAAEAARQQEEQRKQQEQQAQRQQPAAQQPKNTPTAPSAPASTETYILNTNTKKFHRSSCGDIKKMKDSNKATASSREEAIAKGYSPCKHCNP, encoded by the coding sequence ATGAAACAATTACAGACAAGAATTTTTTCAGCCATTGCGGTTTTATTATCGGTTTGTTTTGTGTTTGTGGGTTGTGAGCTACCAAAAAGGGAGCTAACCAACCTTACTTTCACCGTAACGTCCGAAACACTGGAAGTTGGGGACACCACTGAGTTTGACGTGGAAACAACCCCAACGGGGATTATACTAAAACATTTGGAGTATCAGTCCGACGATACGGACATCGTTACCATCAACCAGGATGAAATTTCTGCTGTAGGAGAAGGGACGACCACGGTTTCCGTGTCTATTACAACGGAAAAAGGTAAAATTGTCAGCAATAAGGTTTCTATCACTGTAACAGACCCTGAAAAAGACAAATTGCGCCAGCAAGCACAATCAGTTTCCCAGGCAATTGGAACCATTGGGGAAGTGACGCTGGATTCCGAACCGACCATTGCGGTGGCACGGGAAAAATGGAATGAGCTTCCTGAAGAAGCAAAACAGTTTGTAACCAATTCGGAGACCTTAACCCAAGCGGAAACCGCATTACAAAGCTTAAAAGACCAAAAAGCGGCGGAAGAAGCTGCCGCAGCGGAAGCCGCCAGACAACAGGAAGAACAAAGGAAACAACAAGAGCAGCAGGCACAGCGACAACAACCGGCAGCGCAGCAACCTAAAAATACGCCAACAGCGCCATCCGCACCCGCTTCTACCGAGACCTATATTTTAAATACCAATACAAAAAAGTTCCATCGCTCCAGTTGTGGCGATATCAAAAAAATGAAAGATTCCAACAAGGCAACCGCATCCAGCAGGGAAGAAGCCATTGCCAAAGGGTATTCCCCCTGTAAACACTGCAACCCATAA
- a CDS encoding flavodoxin domain-containing protein translates to MKAIIIYRSKYGAAEQYAQMLAQQLGCEAMDVRHVTGLGQYDTILFCGGVYANGIGGISFLKKNLSQLAGKRVAIFAVGASPYEEKAMDALKQRNLKGGLEDIPLFYGRGAWDEGRMSWKDRTMCRMLKKMVAKKDPSTYEPWEAALVSAGEKCSWVSPDYLFPLLEYCKQPK, encoded by the coding sequence ATGAAGGCGATTATCATTTACCGTTCCAAATACGGGGCGGCAGAACAGTATGCCCAGATGCTTGCCCAGCAGTTGGGATGTGAAGCGATGGACGTTCGCCACGTTACGGGGCTGGGGCAGTATGATACCATCCTATTTTGTGGCGGGGTTTATGCCAACGGTATTGGAGGGATTTCCTTTTTGAAGAAAAACCTTTCACAGCTTGCGGGAAAGCGGGTTGCCATCTTCGCGGTGGGGGCTTCCCCCTACGAGGAAAAAGCAATGGATGCCCTAAAACAACGCAACCTGAAAGGCGGTCTGGAGGATATTCCCCTATTTTATGGGCGGGGCGCCTGGGATGAAGGACGTATGTCCTGGAAAGACCGTACCATGTGCCGGATGCTGAAAAAAATGGTTGCCAAAAAAGACCCCTCTACCTACGAGCCGTGGGAAGCCGCCTTGGTGTCCGCCGGAGAAAAATGCTCCTGGGTTAGCCCAGATTATCTCTTTCCCCTGCTGGAGTATTGCAAACAACCAAAGTAA
- a CDS encoding MarR family winged helix-turn-helix transcriptional regulator, whose protein sequence is MERSDLIQQFSDTREKQVKALFGSLVILNNQLQTLFSQFDSEVTLKQFVLMTMIKEEKEGLTYTQAGKLMGYSRQNAKKLVTTLEEKGLGQVVSSEKDSRAARILPTKLFWEYFDDIQILHQKMLKSLFLSYTDEELKQFFQLFMRLYHGMELFEKEIRGGN, encoded by the coding sequence ATGGAACGTTCAGATCTCATCCAACAGTTTAGTGATACAAGGGAAAAACAAGTAAAAGCGCTGTTTGGTTCTTTGGTGATTCTAAACAACCAGCTGCAAACGTTATTTAGCCAGTTTGACTCGGAAGTAACGTTAAAGCAGTTTGTGCTGATGACCATGATTAAAGAAGAGAAAGAAGGGCTTACCTATACCCAGGCTGGAAAACTAATGGGATATTCTCGCCAGAACGCCAAAAAGTTGGTTACCACCTTGGAGGAAAAAGGGCTGGGGCAGGTGGTTTCATCTGAGAAAGACTCCAGAGCGGCAAGAATATTGCCCACCAAACTGTTTTGGGAGTATTTTGATGATATCCAGATATTGCATCAAAAAATGCTAAAAAGCCTGTTCCTGTCTTATACCGACGAGGAATTGAAGCAGTTCTTCCAGCTTTTCATGAGGTTGTACCACGGTATGGAACTATTTGAAAAGGAAATTAGAGGAGGAAATTAA
- a CDS encoding DUF1284 domain-containing protein, translating to MEYKIRPHHGLCIAFFEGKGYSPEFVRHMEQTIANLKQATIQLVQGADEICSHCPNNQNGACTQTDKVATFDRRVLELCQLQPSQRITWQEFFCLVNQNILQQGKRKQVCADCEWDSICSSKGD from the coding sequence ATGGAATACAAGATCCGGCCCCATCACGGGCTGTGCATCGCATTTTTTGAAGGAAAGGGCTACAGCCCAGAATTTGTCCGCCATATGGAACAGACCATCGCCAACCTGAAGCAGGCTACCATCCAACTGGTGCAGGGGGCGGACGAGATTTGTTCCCACTGCCCCAATAACCAGAACGGCGCCTGCACCCAGACGGACAAGGTAGCGACGTTTGACCGGAGGGTTCTGGAACTCTGCCAACTACAGCCGAGCCAGCGGATCACCTGGCAGGAATTTTTTTGCCTAGTAAACCAAAACATTCTACAGCAAGGAAAAAGAAAACAGGTGTGCGCTGATTGTGAATGGGATTCCATCTGTTCCAGCAAAGGCGATTGA
- a CDS encoding phage holin has translation MKINWKVRLQNKTFLIAFIGAILTFVYTILGMFGIVPSITQNMLTDAIMALINILVALGVVTDPTTQGIGDSSQAMSYTIPK, from the coding sequence ATGAAAATTAACTGGAAAGTACGGTTGCAAAACAAAACTTTCCTGATTGCGTTTATCGGCGCAATTTTGACGTTTGTTTATACCATTCTGGGGATGTTCGGGATTGTCCCTTCCATTACCCAAAATATGTTGACCGATGCGATTATGGCTCTTATCAATATTCTGGTGGCTTTGGGCGTTGTCACCGACCCTACAACCCAAGGTATTGGGGATAGTTCCCAGGCAATGTCCTATACCATTCCAAAATAG
- a CDS encoding phage tail protein, which yields MQHIQEIILDIGLTGKNQRVKAKQWDNQTRIVKAMVLNNGVAAEFDSGIKARYSYCKPDNTQVLGDAERNGNLVTILLDPQCLTVSGICYCDITFYQGEAEISTATFEVEVYPGVYSPDRLESSDEYLSLSKVLEEAQTAVEEMEHLNDEVTSGEEERVKAETQRKTNESNRSSAESVRIQNENNRIAAETNRVNAENSRVTEFNTIKSKSDTAIQNAQSAAKRANDAAASVEGTDIGKVMEEFKKYVPNTRTINSKPLSSDISLTYTDVNAVPTTRTVNGKPLSQNLTAADIGACQPGSILVWSTSTAPTGWLLCNGSSVSRTTYSALYNKITTKYGSGNGSTTFTLPNLKGRVPVGVGSSPFTSLGNNGGSTSVTLTVSQIPQHNHGQVVTAGENGTSTRIDYAGDGAGNIYTQGAKSENTGGGSSHTNLQPYLTVNYIIKY from the coding sequence TTGCAACATATTCAAGAAATTATTTTAGATATTGGGCTTACCGGAAAAAACCAACGGGTAAAAGCCAAACAGTGGGATAACCAAACCCGTATTGTCAAAGCAATGGTTTTAAACAACGGGGTGGCAGCAGAATTTGATTCCGGTATAAAAGCCCGCTACTCCTACTGTAAACCGGACAATACCCAAGTACTAGGGGATGCGGAACGCAATGGCAACCTGGTCACCATCCTGCTTGACCCCCAATGCTTGACGGTATCCGGCATTTGCTATTGCGACATCACCTTTTACCAGGGGGAAGCGGAAATTTCCACCGCAACCTTTGAGGTAGAGGTTTACCCTGGCGTATACAGCCCGGACCGCTTGGAAAGCAGCGATGAATACCTTTCCCTCTCCAAAGTGTTAGAGGAGGCACAAACCGCTGTGGAAGAAATGGAACATTTGAATGATGAGGTAACTTCCGGAGAGGAAGAACGTGTAAAAGCCGAAACTCAACGGAAAACCAATGAATCCAATCGAAGCAGTGCGGAAAGCGTTCGTATCCAAAACGAAAACAACCGGATTGCGGCAGAAACAAACCGCGTCAATGCGGAAAACAGCCGTGTTACCGAATTTAACACCATAAAAAGCAAATCCGATACCGCAATCCAAAATGCCCAAAGTGCCGCCAAACGTGCTAATGATGCAGCGGCAAGCGTAGAAGGTACCGATATAGGCAAAGTAATGGAAGAATTCAAAAAATATGTACCAAATACACGCACCATCAACAGTAAGCCGTTATCTTCGGATATTTCCCTTACCTATACCGACGTCAATGCTGTGCCTACTACCCGCACGGTAAATGGTAAGCCTTTAAGCCAAAATTTAACCGCCGCGGATATTGGCGCCTGCCAGCCTGGTTCCATTCTTGTTTGGTCTACATCTACCGCACCAACCGGCTGGCTGCTTTGTAATGGTTCATCCGTATCCCGCACCACCTATAGTGCCCTATACAATAAAATTACCACCAAATATGGCAGCGGAAATGGCTCCACTACTTTTACACTGCCTAATTTAAAAGGGCGTGTTCCGGTTGGTGTTGGCAGTTCCCCCTTTACCTCACTAGGAAACAATGGGGGTTCCACCAGCGTTACCCTGACTGTTAGCCAGATTCCACAACACAATCATGGCCAGGTTGTCACGGCAGGGGAAAACGGAACCAGTACTAGAATTGACTATGCTGGAGATGGCGCAGGTAACATTTATACACAAGGCGCCAAAAGTGAGAATACTGGTGGAGGATCATCCCACACCAACTTACAGCCATACTTAACCGTAAACTACATCATTAAATATTAA